One Armatimonadota bacterium genomic window, CGGTCCGGCAGACGTCCGGGGAGCGGATGCTGATGTGGCTCTGCCGGTCGTGGCGGTAGGTCAGCAGGTACAGCTTCTGCTCCAGGGTCAGGGTGGGCACCGCCGGCTCCCGCGCCACAGCCCTCGCCTCCTTCCCGGCGCTAGCGCAGCACCCGCCAGGCCCGGTAGGCGTCCAGAAGCAGCTGCCGGAGCGGGCGGCGGGCGGTGATGGCCTTCCAGATGCGGCGCTGCTTTTCCCTCTTGGGCACTCCGTCCACCGTCAGCATCTCGTGGATGGCGTGCGCGGCGATGCCGGAGTAGATCTGCAGCAGCTCGGGGTGGCGGTCCACAAACTCGGGCAGGTGCTGGTACTTCATGAGGTCCTGCAGGACGAAGCTGTCCAGCAGCCGCCGGCGGTACGATGCCAGGGAGGCGGCGGAGAAGTCCCCGCGGGCGCGGGCTTCGATCACCGTCTCTCCGGCCAGCCGGCCCGCGGTCATGGCCAGGTTGCTGCCCTCCCGGTGCAGCCCGTTGACCATCATGGCCGCGTCCCCGGCCACCAGCACCCCGTCGCCGTACAGCCGCGGCATCGCCCGGTAGCCGCCCTCGGGGATGGCGTGGGCCAGGTACTCCACCACCTGTCCGCCGGCCAGCAGGGGGCGCACCAGCGGGTGCTGCTTGAGCTGCTCCAGCAGGTCGTAGGGGGTGATGCGGGTGCGCATGAAGTGGCTGAGCAGCGCCCCCACCCCCACGCTGAGGCTGTCCCGGTTGGTGTAGATGAACCCGTAGCCGCCCATCCCCCGGGTGACCGACCCGTACAGCTCGATGGTCACCCCCTCTTGGGGGCCCACCGTGAACCGCTCCTGGATCACCTCGGGGGGCAGCGCGATGACCTCCTTGACCGCCAGGGCCACCTCGTGGGGCGCGATCTCGCGGGTCTGCAGGCCTGCCTTCTTCGCCAGGAACGAGTGCACCCCGTCGCAGATGACCACCACGTCGGCGTAGAGGTCACCGGCCTCGCGGCCGGTGCGCACCCCCACCACGCGGCCGTCGCGCCACAGCAGATCCTCCACGACGGTCGAGGTGATCAGCAGGGCGCCGGCTTCCTCGGCCTTGGAGGCGAACCACCGGTCGAACCTGGCCCGCAGGACGGTGAAGGCGTTGGGCACCTCCCCCGGCGGCGACGCGGTCTTGAAGCCCACGGTGACCGCGCTGTCCTCGGTGGTCAGCCACACCCGCTCCTCGACGATCACCCGCTCGATGGGGGCCTCGCGGGCGAAGGCGGGGACCAGGTCGGCCAGCATGCGGCCGTACATCACCCCGCCCATGACGTTCTTGGCGCCCGGGTAGTCGCCGCGCTCGATCAGGACCACGTTCAGCCCCGCCCGGGCCATGGTCAGGGCGGCGGCGCTGCCCGCGGGCCCCGCGCCGACCACGATCGCGTCGAACTTCTCGGTGGCCATCCTCCCACCCCCGCAGGCGGCCGTCCCTACCGGAGGACGGCCGCCACCTGCCGGACCGCCTCCAGCACGGGCGCGGGGAAGACTCCCAGCAGCACCGTGCCCGCCGACAGCAGCAGCAGCGCGGCCGGCACCCACCGGTCGGCCACCAGCGCCACGTCCGCCGCCGGCGGACCGCTGAACAGCGTGGAGGCGACCCGCAGGTAGTAGTACGCCGACACCACGCTGCTGAGCACCGCCACCACCACCACGCCGGTGTACCCGGCGTCCAGGGCCGCGGTGAACACGAAGAACTTGGCCGCAAAGCCGGCGGTGGGGGGCAGGCCGGTGAGGGACGCCATGAACACGGCCATGGCCGCGCCCAGGGCCGGGGAGCGCGAGGCCAGCCCGGCCAGATCGGCGATCCGGTCGGCTTCCCCGTCAGCCCGGCGCACCATCAGGACCACCGCGAAGGCGCCCAGGGTCATGACGGTGTAGGCCAGCAGGTAGAAGACCACGGCTGCCGTCCCCGCAGGGCTGGCCGCCAGGACGCCGGTCAGCAGAAAGCCGGCGTGGGCGATGCTGCTGTAGGCCAGGAGCCGCTTGATCGACGTCTGGTGCAGCGCGGCGACGTTGCCGACCACCATGGTCAGGACGGCCCCCGCGGCGAGGACCGCTCCCCATTCGCCCGCCCGCGGTCCCAGGGTGGCGACGAACACCCGCAGGAAGGCCGCAAACGCCCCGACCTTGGCCACCACCGCCATGTAGGCGGTCACCGGAAGGGGCGCGCCCTCGTAGACGTCGGGGGCCCAGACGTGAAAAGGCACCACCGCCGCCTTGAACGCCAGACCGGTGGTCAGCAGGGCGACCGCCGCCCGCAGGGTCGCCGTGGGACGCGCCCCCGCCAGGGCGGCGAGCGCGGTGGACCCGGTGGCCCCAAACGCCAGGGCGACGCCGTACAGGAAGAACGCGGTGGCGAACGCGCCCAGCAGGAAGTACTTCAGACCGGCTTCCTGGGAGCGGACGTCGGCGCGGGCGAGGGCCGCCAGCACGTACAGGGGCACCGACAGCGTCTCCAGGCCCACGAACAGCAGCAGCAGGTCGGCGCTGGCCGCCATCAGCATGGCCCCCAGGGCCGCCATCAGGACCAGGGCGTAGAACTCGGCGGCGTCCAGGCGGGTGCGGGACACGTACTCTCCGGACAGGACCAGGGCCAGGACGGTGCCCACCAGGACCACGCCCTGCAGCGCCGCCGCCAGAGGGTCCCGGGCATACGCTCCCCAGAACGCGACCGCGCCCGACGGCGGGACCGCGGCGACGGCTCCCAGGCCACCGGCGGCCACCCCCACCGCCAGCCACCGCAGCAGGGCCTGGCGGGGCGCGGGCAGGGCCGTCCCCGCCAGCAGGACCGCCACCGCGCCCGCGGCGATGAGGAGCTCGGGCAGCAGCAGGCGCAGGTCTGCCGCGGTCGCCGTCACGGCGCCACCTCACCTCCGCCGAACGCCCCGCTCCGCCCCGCCGCAGCCGGGGAGGCCGCGCCGCGGGGCGGGGCCACTCGCAGCCACGGCGGCCCCCCGCCGGCCCCCGGCACCTCGACGGCCGCCCGCTCGCGCACCAGGGCCACCAGGGCGCGGACGGAGGCCTCGCTGCGCCGCAGCAGGGGCGCCGGGTACAGCCCGATCCAGAAGATCAGGACCACCAGGGGCCAGAACAGGAGCTGCTCTCGGCGGGTGAGCTCCCGCATCGCCCGGGGCTCCCGGACGGCCACCGGGCCGTGCATCACTTTCTGGTACATCCACAGCAGGTACGCCGCCGAGAGAATCACCCCGCCCACCGCGGGCACCGCATAGCCGGGCGCGACCCGATAGGTGCCCAGGAGCACCAGAAACTCGCCCACAAACCCGTTGGTCCCCGGCAGCGCCAGCGACGAGAGGACCACGATCAGGGCCAGGGGGGCCAGGCGCGGCATCAGCGAGGCCACCCCGCCGTAGTCCTCCATCCGCCGCGAGTGAGTGCGGTCGTACAGGACCCCGACCAGCAGGAACAGCCCCCCGGTACTGAGGCCGTGGTTGACCATCTGCAGGAGGCTGCCCTGGAGGGCCTCCACCGACAGCGCGAACAGGCCCAGGGTGATCAGCCCCAGGTGGCTGACGCTGCTCATGGCCACCAGCCTCTTGACATCGCCCTGGGCCCACGACACGGCCCCGCCGTACAGAATCCCCACCACCGCCAGGGCCATCAGGACGGGCGCGTAGCGCACGGCGCTGGCGCTGAACAGCGGCATCACGAACCGCAGGAACCCGTAGGTGCCCATCTTCAGCAGCACGGCGGCCAGGATGACGCTGCCGGCGGTGGGCGCTTCGGTGTGGGCGTCGGGCAGCCAGGTGTGCAGGGGCCAGACCGGCACCTTGATGGCCAGGGCGAGGGTGAAGGCCGCGAACAGCCAGACCTCCAGGCCCGGATCCAGCCGCAGCCCCCGCAGGGCCACCAGGTCGAAGGTCCGGGCGCCCAGCTGGACGCCGGACTGCAGGTACAGGACGATGATGGCCACCAGCATCAGGGCGCTGCCGGCCATGGTGTACAGCAGGAACTTGATGGCGGCCAGGGCCCGCCCCGGCCCGCCCCACAGGCCGATGAGGAAGTACATGGGGATGAGGACGGCCTCCCAGAACACGTAGAAGAGGACCAGGTCCTGGGCGAGGAACGTCCCCAGCAGCGCGCTCTCCAGCAGCAGGAGGACCACCACCAGCTCCTTCACCCGCTCGGCGATCGACCCCCACGCCGACAGCAGGGCCAGGGGCATCATGACCGCCGTGAGCACCACCAGGGGCAGGGAGATGCCGTCCACGCCCAGGTGGTAGCCCATCCCCGCCGACGGAATCCAGGGCGCGCGCTCGACGAACTGCAGGGCGGGGCTGGAGGTGTCAAAGCGCGCGAACACCCACCCGACCACCGCCGCCACCAGCAGCATCCCCGCCAGCCCCACGCCGTACAGCGCGTGGGAACGCCGCCGGTCGATGACGGCCACCACGGCGGCGGTCGCCAGGGGCAGGGACACAGCCACCGACAGCAGGGGGAGCGACGTCATCGCAGCACCCAGTATCCCAGCGCCAGGACGGCTCCGACCAGCAGCACGGCGGCGTAGCTGCGCACGAAGCCGGTCTGCAGCCTCCGCAGCCCGGTCCCGGCCCGCCCCACCGCTCCCGCCAGGGCCATGACGGCGCCGTCAATGCCGCGCACGTCCACGACGGCCAGCGCCCGGGCGGCGGCCCGGGCCGGTCGCACCACCGCCGCCTCGTAGGCCGCCTCCACGTACCACTGGCGGGCGCACAGCCGGCCCAGCAGGCCCAGGGAGACCTCCCGCCGCCCGCGGTACGCCAGCAGGGCCACGGCGATGCCGGCCAGGCTGACGGCCACCGGCGCGGCCGCCACCCACCCGCCAGCGGGGGCTTCCGGATGCGGCAGGCCGAAGGAGTCCTCCAGGGCGCGCACCAGCGGCGCCCCTGCGATCCGGGCCCCCAGCAGCCCCCCGACCGCCGACAGCACCGCCAGGATCCCCATGGGCCAGGTCATGGACGCCGGAGGCTCGTGGGGGTGGCCGTGGTGGGAGGCCGGAGGTGCGAACGTGTACACCGCGGCGCGGGTGATGTACACCGCGGTGACGAACGCCGTCAGCACTCCCAGGACCCAGGGAACCACAGAGCCGCCGGCCCGGGCGTGGGCGTAGGCGTGCTCGAGGATCAGGTCCTTGCTGACAAAGCCGGCAAAGGGCGGCACCCCGGCCAGCGCCAGGGCGCCGGAGGCAAACGCCAGAAACGTCGCGCGCATGGGCGCAGCCAGTCCCCCCAGGCGCCGCATGTCCACCACCCCGCCCAGGGCGTGCATCACGCTGCCGGCGGCCAGGAACAGCGCGGCCTTGAAGAAGGCGTGGGTGGTGAGGTGCAGCAGGCCCGCCGGCATGGCCAGCGTGCCCATGGCCAGGAACATGTAGCCCAGCTGGCTGATGGTGGAGTAGGCCAGGACCCGCTTGAGGTCCCACTCGGCCAGCGCCGCCGTCGCGGCGAACAGGGCCGTGACCACCCCCACGGCGGCGACCACGTCCAGGGTCAGGGGTGCCGCCTCGAACAGCGGGTGCAGCCGGGCGATCATGTAGACGCCGGCGGTCACCATGGTGGCGGCGTGGATGAGGGCCGACACCGGCGTGGGGCCTTCCATGGCGTCGGGCAGCCAGACGTACAGGGGCAGCTGGGCCGACTTGCCGGTGGCCCCCCAGAACAGCAGCAGGGTGATGACCGCCAGCAGGCCCGGCTCCAGGCGCGCGGCCACCGCGCCCATCTGGGCGATCTCCAGGGTGCCGCCGGCGGTCGCCAGGACCAGGACCCCCAGCAGGAAGCCCGCATCGCCGATGCGGTTGACCAGGAACGCCTTGCGGCCGGCGCTGGCCGCCCTCTCGCGGTCGAACCAGAAGCCGATGAGCAGGTACGAGCACAGGCCGACCAGCTCCCACCCCACGAACAGCACCAGCAGGCTGCTGCCCAGGACCAGGATCAGCATGGACGCCACGAACAGGTTGAGGGCGGCGAAGTAGCGCGCGTAGCCGGCCTCATCGGCCATGTAGCCGGCGGAGTAGACGTGGATGAGGAATCCCACCCCGGTGACCACCTGGGCCATCAGGGCCGACAGCCGATCGTAGACCGCCCCGGCCTGCACGGCGACTCCTCCGGCGACGATCCAGTCGAACCAGACCTCCCGCAGCCCCGCACCGGCGACCGCCGGATGCCGGGCGAGGGCGGCGGCGACCAGGAAGGCGCCGCCCACCGTGGCGCATCCCACCGTGGCCACAACCGGCCGGGGCAGGCGCCATCCCGCCAGGGCCAGGATCACCCAGCCGGCCAGCGGCAGACCGACCAGCAGCGCCAGGATCACGTCCGGCTACCCCCGCAGCAGGTCCACGCTGTCCAGGTCCACCGTGTCGCGGACGCGGAAGATGGAGATGATGATGGCCAGCCCCACCACCACCTCCACGGCGGCCACCGCCACCACGAAGAACACCGCCACCTGGCCCGCCACGGCGGCGTGCTGGCGGGCGAAGGCCACGAAGCTCAGGTTGACGGCGTTGAGCATGAGCTCGATGGACATGAACACCACCAGCGCGTTGCGGCGCAGCAGCACCCCCGCCACCCCCAAAGTGAACAGCAGGGCGCCCAGCGCCTGGTAGGCGGCCAGCGGCACACTCACCGCCGCTCCTCCCCCCGCCCGGTCGCGGGCCGGGCGGGCCGGCCGAGGACCACGGCGGCGACGATGCCCGCCAGCAGGATCACCGAGGCCACCTCAAAGGCCAGCAGGTATGTGGTGAACAGCACGCGGCCGACCGCCTGGGCGGTGCCGAAGTCCTCCGGCGCGGGCGCGGGGGCGGCCGGACCGGCCCGGACCACCGCCGCCAGGGCGGCCAGCAGGGACGCCACCAGCAGGACGGACAGGGGGCGCTGGCCCCGCAGGCGGTCCGGGGGCGGCTCCCCGGAGCGCACGTGCAGGAGCATCACGACGAACAGGAACAGGACCACGATGGCGCCGGCGTAGACGATCACCTGCAGGACCGCGATGAACGGGGCGGCCAGCAGCAGGTACAGGACCGCCACGCAGACCAGCACCAGCAGCAGCGACAGGACGTTGCGCACCGGCAGCCGGCTGGCCACCACGCCCACTCCCCCGGCCAGCGCGCCGGCGGCGGCCAGGGAGAACAGGGCGACCTCCACCACCCGCTCCGTGGCCTCACACCTCCCGCCGCGGGTCCCGCCCCGACGCTCCCGGATAGGGCTCGGTGAGCATCTCCTTGGTGTAGATCAGCTCCTCCCGGCTGGACCCGGCCAGCTCGTAGTCCCGCCCCAGGACGATCGCCCCGGTGGGACACGCCTCTTCGCAGAACCCGCAGAAGATGCACCGCAGCTCGTTGATCTGGAAGTCGGCGGCGTAGCGCTCTCCCCGGCTCACCTGGTGTTCGGGGGTGTTCTCGGCGGCGCGCACGTAGATGGCCTGGGACGGACACACGATGACGCACAGCTCGCACCCCACGCACCGCTCGAGGCCGTCCTCGTACAGGGTCAGCCAGTGCCGCCCCTTGAACCGCGGCTGGACGGCCGCGCGCTTGACATCGGGATAGGGCACCGTCACCGGGGGCCGCACCAGATAGCGCAGGGTCACCCCCAACCCGCGGACCATGGCCCAGGCCTGCCGCACCGTCGTGCCCACCGTCGCCATCGCTCCTCCTATCCCCGCAGCGCCACCCACACGCCGGTGACGGCGATGTTCGCCAGCCCGACCGGCACCAGCACCTTCCACCCCAGGGCCATGAGCTGGTCGTGGCGGACCCGCGGCAGGGTCGCCCGCAGCCAGATGAACACGAAGATGAAAACACCGGTCTTCAGCAGGAACCACACCACCCCGGGCAGGAGCGGTCCCCACCATCCTCCCCAGAACAGCAGGGTGGCCAGGGCGCTCTGGGTGACGATGCCGATGTACTCGCCGGCATAGAACAGGGCAAAGCGGAACCCCCCGTACTCGGTCTGGTAGCCGGCCACCAGCTCCTGCTCCGCCTCGGGCAGGTCAAAGGGCGCCCGGTGGGTCTCGGCCACCGCCGCCACGAAGTACAGCAGAAAGGCCACGGGCTGCACCGCCACAAACCACAGGTCCCGCTGGGCGCGCACGATCTCCACCAGGCTGAGCGACCCGGCCTGCAGGACCACGCTGATGACCGCCAGCCCCAGGGCCAGCTCGTAGCTGATCAGCTGCGCGCTGCTGCGCAGGCTGCCCAGCAGGGCGTACTTGTTGTCGGTGGACCACCCGCCCAGGATGATCCCGTACACCCCCAGAGAGGAGATGGCCAGGACCACCAGAATCCCCACGTTCACGTCGGCCAGGTACGGGGCGATCCGCCGCCCGGCCACGGTGACCTCGGGCCCCAGGGGGATCACCGCGTAGACCGCCAGCGCCGACACCATGGAGAGAGCCGGCGCCACCAGGTAGACGACGCGGTCCACCCGCGCGGGAATGAAGCTCTCCTTGAACAGCAGCTTGAGGCCGTCGGCCAAAGGCTGCAGCAGCCCCGCCGGCCCCACCCGGTTGGGACCGATGCGGACCTGGAAGCGGGCCAGCAGGCGGCGCTCCAGCCAGGTCATGTAGGCAAAGACGGTCAGCAGGAGGACGATCAGGACCAGGCTCTTGACAGCCGACGCCACCAGGACGGCGGTCACGGGCGTCCTCCCGACCCGCCGGCCGCCAGCGGGATGATCCGGACGCGCGCCGGCCGGATTCCGTCGGCCAGGGCGTTGGCCGGCGCCTCGTCAAACCCCCGGGGCAGGAACACCTGGCCCGGCAGGATGTCGGGCGCCACGCGGGCGCGCACCGCCGCCTCGCCCCGCTCCCCCCGCAGGACCACCGGGTCGCCGTCGGCCACTCCCAGCCGGGAGGCGTCCGCGGGGTGCAGCAGGGCCCACGGCTCGCCCGCCAGCTCGGCGATGGCCGGGCTGCGGGACGTCACGGCGCCCCGATCGAACAGGACGTCGCCGGGGATGAGCACAAACCCGTCGCCCGCGGGCGCCTCCTGGGGTGCCGGCTCCGGCAGGGGCCGGTCGGGAGGAGGCGGGATCCGCTCGCCTACGGCCAGGGACGGCGCGAAGGCCCGCATCTCGTCAAAGATCTCCTCCCACCCGCTGTAGACCAGCACCCGCCCCAGGCGGTCGGCCAGGGCCGAGAAGATGGTCGCTTCCGCCCACGCCGCCCCCGGACCGGGCACGGCGGCGTGGAGGCGGTGCACCCGCCCGTCCAGCCCGCAGACCGTCCCGTCCTTCTCGGGGGCCATCAGGGCCGGCAGGACCACGTCGGCCGCGCGGGCGGTGGGGGACAGGAAGGCGTCCACCGCCACCAGCAGGGACACGCGCCGGCGGGCGTCGCTCCAGCGCGACCGGTCGGGGACTTCCGAGGCGGGGTCGGCGCCCAGCGCGAACAGCACCTCCACCTCCCCCCGGGCGGCCCGCTCCACGATCTCCGGAGCCGTCCACCCGACCTCCGCCGACGCGGCGCTGCCCCACGCAGACCGCAGCACTTCCCTGACCTCGTCCAGCGGGCGGCCGCCGGGTCCGGCGTCGGGCAGCAGCCCCGCCAGGGCGGCTCCGCGGGCGTTGCCTTTGCCCCGCAGGACGTCCACCGGCACGCCCCAGCGCGCGGCCAGATCCCGGACGCGCCGGAGGATCTCGACGCCGTCGGGAGCCTCCAGGGCCAGCCGCCCCACCATCACCACCGGAGAGCGAGCCCCCCGGATGGCCTCGACCGCGGCGGCCAGGGCCGCCGGGTCCACGCCGGC contains:
- a CDS encoding NADH-quinone oxidoreductase subunit J, whose translation is MEVALFSLAAAGALAGGVGVVASRLPVRNVLSLLLVLVCVAVLYLLLAAPFIAVLQVIVYAGAIVVLFLFVVMLLHVRSGEPPPDRLRGQRPLSVLLVASLLAALAAVVRAGPAAPAPAPEDFGTAQAVGRVLFTTYLLAFEVASVILLAGIVAAVVLGRPARPATGRGEERR
- the nuoI gene encoding NADH-quinone oxidoreductase subunit NuoI; its protein translation is MATVGTTVRQAWAMVRGLGVTLRYLVRPPVTVPYPDVKRAAVQPRFKGRHWLTLYEDGLERCVGCELCVIVCPSQAIYVRAAENTPEHQVSRGERYAADFQINELRCIFCGFCEEACPTGAIVLGRDYELAGSSREELIYTKEMLTEPYPGASGRDPRREV
- the nuoK gene encoding NADH-quinone oxidoreductase subunit NuoK, yielding MPLAAYQALGALLFTLGVAGVLLRRNALVVFMSIELMLNAVNLSFVAFARQHAAVAGQVAVFFVVAVAAVEVVVGLAIIISIFRVRDTVDLDSVDLLRG
- the nuoL gene encoding NADH-quinone oxidoreductase subunit L, giving the protein MILALLVGLPLAGWVILALAGWRLPRPVVATVGCATVGGAFLVAAALARHPAVAGAGLREVWFDWIVAGGVAVQAGAVYDRLSALMAQVVTGVGFLIHVYSAGYMADEAGYARYFAALNLFVASMLILVLGSSLLVLFVGWELVGLCSYLLIGFWFDRERAASAGRKAFLVNRIGDAGFLLGVLVLATAGGTLEIAQMGAVAARLEPGLLAVITLLLFWGATGKSAQLPLYVWLPDAMEGPTPVSALIHAATMVTAGVYMIARLHPLFEAAPLTLDVVAAVGVVTALFAATAALAEWDLKRVLAYSTISQLGYMFLAMGTLAMPAGLLHLTTHAFFKAALFLAAGSVMHALGGVVDMRRLGGLAAPMRATFLAFASGALALAGVPPFAGFVSKDLILEHAYAHARAGGSVVPWVLGVLTAFVTAVYITRAAVYTFAPPASHHGHPHEPPASMTWPMGILAVLSAVGGLLGARIAGAPLVRALEDSFGLPHPEAPAGGWVAAAPVAVSLAGIAVALLAYRGRREVSLGLLGRLCARQWYVEAAYEAAVVRPARAAARALAVVDVRGIDGAVMALAGAVGRAGTGLRRLQTGFVRSYAAVLLVGAVLALGYWVLR
- a CDS encoding FAD-dependent oxidoreductase; translation: MATEKFDAIVVGAGPAGSAAALTMARAGLNVVLIERGDYPGAKNVMGGVMYGRMLADLVPAFAREAPIERVIVEERVWLTTEDSAVTVGFKTASPPGEVPNAFTVLRARFDRWFASKAEEAGALLITSTVVEDLLWRDGRVVGVRTGREAGDLYADVVVICDGVHSFLAKKAGLQTREIAPHEVALAVKEVIALPPEVIQERFTVGPQEGVTIELYGSVTRGMGGYGFIYTNRDSLSVGVGALLSHFMRTRITPYDLLEQLKQHPLVRPLLAGGQVVEYLAHAIPEGGYRAMPRLYGDGVLVAGDAAMMVNGLHREGSNLAMTAGRLAGETVIEARARGDFSAASLASYRRRLLDSFVLQDLMKYQHLPEFVDRHPELLQIYSGIAAHAIHEMLTVDGVPKREKQRRIWKAITARRPLRQLLLDAYRAWRVLR
- a CDS encoding NADH-quinone oxidoreductase subunit M, whose product is MTSLPLLSVAVSLPLATAAVVAVIDRRRSHALYGVGLAGMLLVAAVVGWVFARFDTSSPALQFVERAPWIPSAGMGYHLGVDGISLPLVVLTAVMMPLALLSAWGSIAERVKELVVVLLLLESALLGTFLAQDLVLFYVFWEAVLIPMYFLIGLWGGPGRALAAIKFLLYTMAGSALMLVAIIVLYLQSGVQLGARTFDLVALRGLRLDPGLEVWLFAAFTLALAIKVPVWPLHTWLPDAHTEAPTAGSVILAAVLLKMGTYGFLRFVMPLFSASAVRYAPVLMALAVVGILYGGAVSWAQGDVKRLVAMSSVSHLGLITLGLFALSVEALQGSLLQMVNHGLSTGGLFLLVGVLYDRTHSRRMEDYGGVASLMPRLAPLALIVVLSSLALPGTNGFVGEFLVLLGTYRVAPGYAVPAVGGVILSAAYLLWMYQKVMHGPVAVREPRAMRELTRREQLLFWPLVVLIFWIGLYPAPLLRRSEASVRALVALVRERAAVEVPGAGGGPPWLRVAPPRGAASPAAAGRSGAFGGGEVAP
- the nuoH gene encoding NADH-quinone oxidoreductase subunit NuoH, with translation MTAVLVASAVKSLVLIVLLLTVFAYMTWLERRLLARFQVRIGPNRVGPAGLLQPLADGLKLLFKESFIPARVDRVVYLVAPALSMVSALAVYAVIPLGPEVTVAGRRIAPYLADVNVGILVVLAISSLGVYGIILGGWSTDNKYALLGSLRSSAQLISYELALGLAVISVVLQAGSLSLVEIVRAQRDLWFVAVQPVAFLLYFVAAVAETHRAPFDLPEAEQELVAGYQTEYGGFRFALFYAGEYIGIVTQSALATLLFWGGWWGPLLPGVVWFLLKTGVFIFVFIWLRATLPRVRHDQLMALGWKVLVPVGLANIAVTGVWVALRG
- a CDS encoding NADH-quinone oxidoreductase subunit N produces the protein MTATAADLRLLLPELLIAAGAVAVLLAGTALPAPRQALLRWLAVGVAAGGLGAVAAVPPSGAVAFWGAYARDPLAAALQGVVLVGTVLALVLSGEYVSRTRLDAAEFYALVLMAALGAMLMAASADLLLLFVGLETLSVPLYVLAALARADVRSQEAGLKYFLLGAFATAFFLYGVALAFGATGSTALAALAGARPTATLRAAVALLTTGLAFKAAVVPFHVWAPDVYEGAPLPVTAYMAVVAKVGAFAAFLRVFVATLGPRAGEWGAVLAAGAVLTMVVGNVAALHQTSIKRLLAYSSIAHAGFLLTGVLAASPAGTAAVVFYLLAYTVMTLGAFAVVLMVRRADGEADRIADLAGLASRSPALGAAMAVFMASLTGLPPTAGFAAKFFVFTAALDAGYTGVVVVAVLSSVVSAYYYLRVASTLFSGPPAADVALVADRWVPAALLLLSAGTVLLGVFPAPVLEAVRQVAAVLR